The following proteins come from a genomic window of Natronosalvus vescus:
- a CDS encoding pyridoxal-phosphate-dependent aminotransferase family protein translates to MDTDDLLRMTPGPTAVPTRVRERMSEPTWNPDVEPEFVEFYRDLTEKLEPLYGEGDIAILGGEGILGLEAAVASLVAPGDDVLCIANGLYGEGFADFVELYDGEATVCGGNWREPIDLEAVEDELESGEYEVATMVHCETPTGTLNDLEPVLEALDDHDVISVVDAVSSLGGTPVPTDLIDVTLGATQKCFSAPPGLTVCAISDRAWERIESVEPRSFYASLAPWRDVLEEEWFPYTHLVSNLLALDTATDLLLEEGLETVYERHEVAAERCRERATELGLDVYPADEALASPTVTALDVPGQATDLQARVREKHGILLSTGLGELEDDILRVGHMGHNARLDHVEQTMDALEAVLN, encoded by the coding sequence ATGGATACGGACGACCTTCTTCGGATGACGCCCGGCCCGACGGCGGTGCCCACGCGCGTCCGCGAACGAATGAGCGAACCGACTTGGAACCCCGACGTCGAACCCGAATTCGTCGAGTTCTACCGCGACCTCACCGAGAAACTCGAGCCACTCTACGGCGAGGGAGACATCGCGATCCTCGGTGGCGAGGGAATCCTCGGGCTCGAGGCCGCCGTCGCCTCGCTGGTCGCACCCGGTGACGACGTGCTGTGTATCGCCAACGGTCTCTACGGTGAGGGATTCGCGGACTTCGTCGAGCTGTACGACGGCGAGGCCACTGTCTGTGGCGGCAACTGGCGGGAGCCGATCGACCTCGAGGCGGTCGAGGACGAACTCGAGTCCGGTGAGTACGAGGTCGCGACGATGGTACACTGTGAGACGCCGACGGGAACGTTGAACGATCTCGAGCCGGTGCTCGAGGCCCTCGACGACCACGACGTCATCAGCGTCGTCGACGCGGTCTCCTCCCTCGGGGGGACACCCGTCCCGACCGACCTGATCGACGTCACGCTGGGGGCGACCCAGAAGTGTTTCAGCGCGCCGCCGGGACTCACCGTCTGTGCGATCAGCGACCGCGCCTGGGAGCGCATCGAGTCCGTCGAGCCCCGCTCGTTTTACGCCAGCCTCGCGCCCTGGCGGGACGTCCTCGAGGAGGAGTGGTTCCCCTATACCCACCTCGTCTCGAACCTGCTCGCGCTCGATACGGCGACCGATCTGTTGCTCGAGGAGGGGCTCGAAACGGTGTACGAACGCCACGAGGTCGCCGCCGAACGGTGTCGCGAGCGGGCAACGGAACTCGGACTCGACGTATACCCCGCCGACGAAGCGTTGGCCTCGCCGACGGTAACGGCACTCGACGTGCCCGGTCAGGCCACAGATCTCCAGGCGCGCGTGCGTGAGAAACATGGGATCCTCCTTTCGACGGGACTCGGCGAACTCGAGGACGATATCCTTCGAGTTGGGCACATGGGGCACAACGCCCGACTCGACCACGTCGAGCAAACGATGGACGCACTCGAGGCAGTGCTGAATTGA